The nucleotide sequence TGATCGCCCCATTGCTTCGAAATCATCCGGTGAGCGACGCCGTCCTTTCCTATACTGGTAGGTTGTTAATGCTTCCGCTATTGCAAGCGCACCCTGAGGCCAGTTATGTCGCTGATTCGCGAGTTACATCGTCAACTCACGCAAAAAGAACGCTCTGCCGTCGAGATTACCCAAGCTTATTTAGAGCGCATCAAGACGCTAGAGCCCAAGCTACACAGCTTTTTGACCGTGACGGAAGCAACCGCGATCGCTCAAGCTCAGGCCATTGACCAAAAAATTGCGGCGGGCGAAGACATCGGCTTGCTGGAAGGCATCCCCATCGGCTTGAAGGACAACCTCTGCACCCAAGGCGTCCGCACCACCTGCGCTTCCAAAGTATTGGAAAACTTCGTGCCACCCTACGAATCGACCGTCACCCAACGGCTGGTAGAAGCGGGCACGATCGCTCTGGGTAAAACCAATCTAGATGAGTTTGCCATGGGCAGCTCGACCGAAAACTCGGCTTATCAGGTGACGGGGAATCCGTGGGATCCTAGCCGGGTGCCCGGTGGCTCTTCTGGCGGCTCGGCGGCGGCAGTGGCAGCGGATGAATGTCCCGTGGCCTTGGGTTCCGACACTGGGGGCTCCATTCGCCAACCGGCGTCCCTCTGTGGGGTGGTGGGTCTCAAGCCGACTTACGGTTTGGTTTCCCGGTACGGGCTGGTCGCTTATGCTTCCTCGTTAGACCAAATTGGCCCTCTCAGCCGCACGGTAGAAGATGCCGCCATCGTGTTGCAGGCGATCGCCGGACATGATCCCAAAGATTCCACTAGTCTCAATGTCGAGATTCCTGACTACACCCAAAATCTGCAGCCGGGGCTGGACTGCAAAGGGCGCACCATCGGCATCATTCAAGAAACCTTTGGCGAAGGGTTAGACCCCGTGGTGGATGAAGCGGTCAAGGCAGCGATCGCCCAATACGAAG is from Leptolyngbya iicbica LK and encodes:
- the gatA gene encoding Asp-tRNA(Asn)/Glu-tRNA(Gln) amidotransferase subunit GatA, giving the protein MSLIRELHRQLTQKERSAVEITQAYLERIKTLEPKLHSFLTVTEATAIAQAQAIDQKIAAGEDIGLLEGIPIGLKDNLCTQGVRTTCASKVLENFVPPYESTVTQRLVEAGTIALGKTNLDEFAMGSSTENSAYQVTGNPWDPSRVPGGSSGGSAAAVAADECPVALGSDTGGSIRQPASLCGVVGLKPTYGLVSRYGLVAYASSLDQIGPLSRTVEDAAIVLQAIAGHDPKDSTSLNVEIPDYTQNLQPGLDCKGRTIGIIQETFGEGLDPVVDEAVKAAIAQYEALGATVKTLSLPRFRYGLPSYYIIAPSEASSNLARYDGVKYGARAEESSLVSMYTKTRAAGFGAEVKRRIMIGTYALSAGYYDAYYLKAQKVRTLIKQDFEAAFQEVDALVCPTSPTTAFTAGSKVDDPISMYLSDLMTIPVNLAGLPGISIPCGFDAAGLPIGLQLIGNVLQEQTLFEMAYAYEQATDWHTKTPSLG